AGGACGACGGCCTGGTGGAGGCCAGCTCCTCCCACGAGGGCCCCGGTCGGCCCAGCAACGTCTGGCATCTCACCGCCCTGGGGCAGGGCCGCTTCCCCGACGGCAGCGAGACCTTCGCCCTCGGCCTGCTCCACACCCTCACCGAAAGCCTGCCGGCGGACACCCTGGAACTGGTTCTGCGTCAGCAGGCCGAAGAGAAGGCCGCCGAGTACCGACGCCTGATCGGCAGCGGCCCCCTCGGCCAGCGGATCGAGCGCCTGGTGGAGCTGCGGCGCAAGGAGGGCTACGTGGCCGAATGCCGCCGCGACGACGACCCCGCCGCCATCGACACCACCGCCTGGGTGATCAGCGAATTCCACTGCTCAGTGATGCGCATCGCCGAGCAGTACCCCGTCGTCTGCGACCAGGAGCTGCGCCTGATCCGCCACACCTTCCCCGACTGTGCCGTCGAGCGGGTCCACTGGCGGCTGGAGGGGGGTCACAGCTGCGGCTTCCGCATCGCCCCCGTGGCCACCTGAGCCGTGCTCAGTCCCGATGAGCTGCAGGAGCTGGAGGCCACCCTGTTGCCCACTCTGGAGCGCCACCACCTTCGGCTCCTGGCCCATGGCCTGCGAACCCTCCAGGCCATCGCCGGGCGGCGCATCGGTGAGCTCCCGCCGGACACGGAAGTAGCGGCCTGGGCCGCCGACCAGCCGCTGATCGCCGCCGATGCCGGCTTCGAGGAGGCCTTCCTCACCCAGATGGGCCACGT
This genomic stretch from Cyanobium gracile PCC 6307 harbors:
- the sufR gene encoding iron-sulfur cluster biosynthesis transcriptional regulator SufR, encoding MSAPAPSSPASAGLAEGAHPTRDAALSVLLKEGEATASQLGVSVQVMRRHLRSLEDDGLVEASSSHEGPGRPSNVWHLTALGQGRFPDGSETFALGLLHTLTESLPADTLELVLRQQAEEKAAEYRRLIGSGPLGQRIERLVELRRKEGYVAECRRDDDPAAIDTTAWVISEFHCSVMRIAEQYPVVCDQELRLIRHTFPDCAVERVHWRLEGGHSCGFRIAPVAT